One genomic region from Leptospira tipperaryensis encodes:
- a CDS encoding SRPBCC family protein, translated as MKLIEFYFGSVRNSIISQVKVFVESEFICKSVFDCGVERLFAFHESPKGFESLVSADPNVRVIQKPKNIQPGAVAILKVSPFPFFSWTWIAEHLEYSQNERFVDIQKEGPFSFFLHEHLFNSVEQGRSQLEDRIFFEAPIHFLSSSIVLSLLKKQFLKRHEITAKQLSVSWENLSCGPMNSF; from the coding sequence TTGAAACTCATAGAATTTTACTTTGGATCCGTTCGAAATTCTATCATCTCGCAGGTCAAAGTCTTTGTGGAATCAGAATTTATTTGTAAATCCGTTTTTGATTGCGGTGTGGAAAGACTCTTTGCATTTCACGAATCCCCTAAAGGGTTCGAAAGCCTCGTCTCAGCCGATCCCAATGTGAGAGTGATTCAAAAACCGAAAAACATACAACCGGGTGCTGTCGCAATTTTGAAAGTAAGCCCCTTCCCATTTTTTTCTTGGACTTGGATCGCGGAACATCTCGAATATTCTCAAAACGAAAGATTTGTGGACATTCAAAAAGAAGGTCCGTTTTCATTCTTTCTTCACGAACATCTTTTTAACTCCGTCGAACAGGGCCGTTCTCAACTGGAAGATAGAATTTTCTTTGAAGCTCCGATTCACTTTTTGTCGTCTTCGATCGTTCTTTCCCTTTTGAAAAAACAATTTCTAAAACGACATGAGATCACCGCAAAACAACTTTCGGTTTCTTGGGAGAATCTCTCCTGCGGTCCTATGAATTCTTTTTGA
- a CDS encoding FcpA-related putative periplasmic flagellar protein, with translation MKPSSFYRALFLLVWIFLTLPSSVFSDKTPSEKKIEILIPDGSNPDSTWGKDALLFEDIDLLGDASEENSKNHFEKSKEDFRNALDRFRKANDLAESKRKDFEQLTFEADRYEWQRKNRKENFERAIVRDLNKARSDAIHLLVSSMNSLERIQNQKVRDTDGFRELQAGIYREYIKHQLVLKNFFQAMDLLERYIQIGTKYYEDSEAQGFLANCYERAYRLSKKNRDDQAREKYDILRKKHGLLYAEYKFGKDSPDFKEFSRELFRD, from the coding sequence ATGAAACCATCTTCATTCTACCGCGCCCTCTTCCTTCTCGTCTGGATTTTTTTAACTCTTCCCTCTTCTGTCTTTTCGGATAAAACTCCTTCCGAAAAGAAAATAGAAATTCTCATCCCCGATGGAAGTAACCCCGATTCCACTTGGGGAAAAGACGCTCTTCTCTTCGAGGACATCGATCTTTTAGGAGATGCGAGCGAAGAAAATTCCAAAAACCATTTTGAAAAATCCAAAGAAGATTTCCGCAACGCCCTGGATCGATTTAGAAAAGCGAACGATCTCGCAGAATCCAAACGAAAAGACTTCGAGCAACTGACGTTTGAAGCGGATCGATACGAATGGCAAAGAAAAAATCGGAAGGAAAATTTTGAAAGAGCGATCGTGAGAGATCTGAACAAAGCGAGATCGGACGCGATTCATCTTTTGGTTTCTTCCATGAACTCTTTGGAAAGAATTCAAAATCAAAAGGTCAGAGACACCGACGGCTTTCGAGAATTACAGGCCGGAATTTATAGAGAATACATCAAACATCAACTCGTCTTAAAAAACTTTTTTCAGGCGATGGATTTACTCGAACGTTACATTCAAATCGGAACCAAGTATTACGAAGATTCCGAGGCTCAGGGTTTTCTCGCAAACTGTTACGAAAGGGCTTATCGACTTTCAAAGAAAAACAGAGACGATCAGGCTCGCGAAAAATACGATATCCTTCGCAAAAAACACG
- a CDS encoding methylglyoxal synthase: MKEVHVPATKRIALVAHDNRKNDLVEWAKTHREILSRHHLFGTGTTGKLINEEAELPVYRFLSGPLGGDQQIGAKIAEGDLDIVIFFWDPLTAQPHDPDVKALLRIAVLYNIPMACNRSTADYMISSPQFINSYKKILIDYDTRIKKNS, encoded by the coding sequence ATGAAAGAAGTTCACGTCCCCGCCACAAAAAGAATCGCCCTCGTAGCTCACGACAACAGAAAAAATGATCTGGTAGAATGGGCCAAAACTCATAGAGAAATACTATCCAGACATCATCTATTCGGGACCGGGACTACGGGGAAATTGATAAACGAAGAAGCTGAACTTCCCGTTTACAGATTTTTATCCGGACCGTTGGGAGGGGATCAGCAGATCGGGGCGAAAATTGCGGAAGGGGATCTGGACATCGTGATCTTTTTCTGGGATCCTTTGACCGCACAGCCTCACGATCCCGACGTTAAGGCATTGCTCAGAATTGCAGTACTTTATAATATACCAATGGCTTGCAATCGTTCCACCGCGGATTATATGATCAGTTCTCCTCAGTTTATCAACTCTTACAAAAAGATCTTAATCGATTACGACACAAGGATCAAAAAGAATTCATAG